CCGAACGTCCACGTCGTCGAACCCGAACTCGGACCGGGAAGCCGCCTCCGAATCGGTGTTGGTTTCGATGCTCATGTTCGGCTCAGAGGCCGTCGTAGATGTCTAGGTCGAACAACGCGTCGTTCGAGAGCGGTTCGCTTACCTTGTCCGCGGCGACGGCGTACTCGGAGAAGATTTTCGCGCCGTCGGTGATCGCGTGCGGGTCGGTAACGAAGTCCGAGGCGGGCGAGTCCATCGCCTTTCGCGCCGTCTCGACGGGCAGCGACGACTTCCCGATGACGGCACTCGCGTCCGCCGCCGCGGCGTCCTTGTTGGATTTCGTGAAGTCGGTGGCCCGTTGGTGCTGTTCGACGAACGCGCGCGCCACCTCGGGGTTGTCCGACCGAAGTCTGTCGTGCATCAGGGTCACCGCGGCCGGTTGCCCCGGCATGAAGTCGCCCGCCCACGCGATAGACTGGAACGGCGCGCCCCTCTCTTCTATGACCGTCGGGACGGGTTCCATGATGGAGGTGCCGTCTACCTTCTCGGCTAAGAGCGACTGCCGGACGGGACCGGCCCCCCCGAGCGGAGTTACCTCCACGTCGGTTCCGGGTTCGACGCCGACCTCTTCTGTCAGCCAGTACCGAAGCAGGATGTCCGGGACCGACCCCGGCGGGAACGTGCCGAACGTGAACTTCCGGCCCTTCTGCGCTTCGAACTCCGCGAACGCGTCGGCCCCGTGTTCCTCCCAGAGCGCCGCGAAGTCGTCGTGAGCGAGGATCTGCATCGCGTTTTGGATGTTCGCGGCGGTTATCTTCGCGGGAATCCCCTTGTCTATCACGATCATCGCCGGTACGATGCCGAACATCATCACGTCGAAGTCGCCCTTCGCCGACGCCTGCACGATGCTCGGCCCGTCGGAGAACACCTCGCTCGACACCTCGACGTCGAGTTCCGAGAAGTACTCTTCCTCTTGCATCACGAAGTACTGCATGTCGGGGTATATCGGCATGTACGCGACCCGAATCTCGTCGAGTCCGCCGCCACCGCCGCCGCTACCGGTACACCCGGCGACGCTCGTGAGTCCGACTGCGGAAGCCGCGCCCGTCGCCTGCACGAACCGCCTGCGCGTCAGTCTGTTCGATTCAGTACCCGGAGAATTCGTCATTGTGCCCGGTACGGTTCGCACGGGTATTTGGTACGCGCACACGGTAGATACTGCGCGGAGACTCGACGCGGCGAAAACCGCGGGTAGCGACGTCGACTGCCCCTCTGCACGGCGCGAGTCCGTTTTCCGCTGGGCGCGGTTCGTCGTAGTTTCGGGCAATACTATCCGATTCACTGCTCGTCGCCGCAGAACCGGCGAGACGGGCGTGGTAGGGAAGAACTATCCCGGCGGACGACGCGGGAGAGAGTATGACCGGTTTCTCCGAACGAGTGGAGTCGATTTCGATAAGCGGCATCCGCGAGGTGTTCGAGGCGGCGAGCGAGGACGCCATCAACCTCGGACTCGGACAACCCGACTTTCCCGCGCCCCCGCACGCCCGCGAGGCGGCGATAGCGGCGATACGCGACGGCCGCGCGGACGGGTACACCGAGAACAAGGGGATTCTCTCCCTGCGGGAGGCCATCGCCGCGAAACACGAACGCGACCAAGGTATCGACGTCTCCCCCGACGACGTCATCGCCACGGCGGGCGGGAGCGAAGCCCTCCACGTCGCGTTGGAGGCGCACGTCGAACCCGGAGACGAGGTCATCTTCCCCGACCCGGGGTTCGTCTCGTACGACGCGTTGACGAAACTCGCCGGCGGTGACCCCGTTCCGGTCCCCCTCCGCGACGACCTGACGCTCGACCCCGCCGCCGTCGAGGAGGCTCTCACCGACGACACGGCGGCGTTCGTCGTCAACAGTCCCGGCAATCCGACGGGCGCGGTGTCGCCGCCGGAAGACGTCCGGGAGTTCGCCCGCATCGCGGACGAACACGACGTGCTCTGCATCTCCGACGAGGTGTACGAGTACACCGTCTTCGACGGCGAGTTCCGGTCGCCCGCGGAGTTCGCCGAAACTGACAACGTCGTCGTCGTCAACTCCGCCTCGAAGCTCTACTCGATGACCGGGTGGCGCCTCGGGTGGGTCCACGGCTCTGCGGACCGAATCGAGCGGATGCTCCGCGTCCACCAGTACGTCCAAGCCTGCGCGTCCGCACCGGCGCAGTTCGCCGCCGAGGCGGCGCTGACCGGCCCGCAAGAACAGGTGTCCGAGATGACGGAGTCGTTCCGTCGGCGGCGCGATATCGTCGTCTCCGGACTCGAAGACATCGGCATGGAGGTGCCGACGCCCGGCGGCGCGTTCTACTGCATGCCGAAGGTGCCTGACGGGTTCGTAGACGAATGTCTCGAACGCGGCGTCGTCGTCGTCCCCGGAGACTCCTTCGGCGAACACGGTGCGGGCTACGCCCGACTCTCCTACGCGACGGACGAGGAGTCGCTTCGAGATGCGCTCGATATCATGGCCGACGCGTACGACGCCGTGGTGTAGGCCGTAAAGTATATGCCGTTATTCGTGGGCTTGTTGGCATAATGTCGCATTTCCTCCGGATTATATGGCATATTTTTTAACGTGAGAGCCGAGAACGAGCGGTGTCATGGCTGCCGAAACGCACGGACTCATCAGTCTGCTCCCGGCGTTGCTCGCCATCGTCCTGACGCTTTTGAGCAGACAGGTCCTGCTTTCTTTGTTCGCGGGAATCTGGATAGGTGCGACGATACTCGTCGGGTGGAACCCAATCGCGGGGGCCGCACACTCCCTGCAGTTGGTCATCGACAACATCACCCCGGCGTTCAACATCAAACTGTTACTGTTCACGTTCCTCTCGGGGGCGATGCTCGGGATGATATTCCTCTCGGGCGGGATGAACGCCCTCGCAAAGCGCATCATAGACCGCATCCGGACGCGACGACAGGCCGAAATCGGAACCAGCGTCCTCGGGATGCTCATCTTCGTCGACTCGTACGCGAGCACGATGATAACGGGGTCGGTGATGCGACCCATCACCGACCAGTTCGACATCAGTCGCGAGAAACTCGCGTACCTCCTCGACTCCACCACCTCGCCGGTGGTGAGCGTCGCCGTCGTCTCGACGTGGGTCGGCTTCGAAGTCGGCCTCATCTCCCAGCAGTTCCAAGAACTCGGCATCGAGACCAGCGCGTTCGTCGTGTTCCTGCAGAGCATCCCGTACCGGTTCTACAGTCTGCTCGCGGTGGTGCTCGTCTTCGTCGTCGTCTTCACCGGGTGGAACTTCGGTCCGATGAAGCGCGCGGAGAAACGCGC
This genomic window from Halopelagius inordinatus contains:
- a CDS encoding ABC transporter substrate-binding protein: MTNSPGTESNRLTRRRFVQATGAASAVGLTSVAGCTGSGGGGGGLDEIRVAYMPIYPDMQYFVMQEEEYFSELDVEVSSEVFSDGPSIVQASAKGDFDVMMFGIVPAMIVIDKGIPAKITAANIQNAMQILAHDDFAALWEEHGADAFAEFEAQKGRKFTFGTFPPGSVPDILLRYWLTEEVGVEPGTDVEVTPLGGAGPVRQSLLAEKVDGTSIMEPVPTVIEERGAPFQSIAWAGDFMPGQPAAVTLMHDRLRSDNPEVARAFVEQHQRATDFTKSNKDAAAADASAVIGKSSLPVETARKAMDSPASDFVTDPHAITDGAKIFSEYAVAADKVSEPLSNDALFDLDIYDGL
- a CDS encoding pyridoxal phosphate-dependent aminotransferase, which encodes MTGFSERVESISISGIREVFEAASEDAINLGLGQPDFPAPPHAREAAIAAIRDGRADGYTENKGILSLREAIAAKHERDQGIDVSPDDVIATAGGSEALHVALEAHVEPGDEVIFPDPGFVSYDALTKLAGGDPVPVPLRDDLTLDPAAVEEALTDDTAAFVVNSPGNPTGAVSPPEDVREFARIADEHDVLCISDEVYEYTVFDGEFRSPAEFAETDNVVVVNSASKLYSMTGWRLGWVHGSADRIERMLRVHQYVQACASAPAQFAAEAALTGPQEQVSEMTESFRRRRDIVVSGLEDIGMEVPTPGGAFYCMPKVPDGFVDECLERGVVVVPGDSFGEHGAGYARLSYATDEESLRDALDIMADAYDAVV